In the Arachis ipaensis cultivar K30076 chromosome B10, Araip1.1, whole genome shotgun sequence genome, one interval contains:
- the LOC107621207 gene encoding annexin D5-like codes for MSTLTTPPNGCSPRDDAAQLHKALKGLRSDTAKIVNILAHRDSEQRDLIQQAYETSFSEPLYKRISTDLHGHVKRALKLWLHDALTRDAIIIRKALTSSPVVDYQAVNEIICSRTPSQIRRFKDAYLSTYHSNLDEDLDKQLSGDHKKLLVAYITIQRYEGPELDEALVQQDAQQLYKSADKKIGTDEKTLIRIFSERSSTHLAAVSSAYKASFGTPLEKALKQQASGLFLRGLLTILRCAINPSMYFAKILRKAIKGMGTGDTRLIRVIVTRTEIDMQYIKEAYLTKYGKPLSVAVRSDTSGHYRDFLLQLLGSDY; via the exons GACTTCGTTCCGATACAGCGAAAATTGTGAATATCCTTGCACATAGGGATTCAGAACAACGTGACCTTATTCAACAAGCATATGAAACTAGCTTTTCTGAACCACTTTACAAACGTATATCTACAGATCTTCACGGACATGTTAAA CGAGCATTGAAACTTTGGTTGCATGATGCTCTAACTAGGGATGCAATCATAATAAGAAAAGCATTAACAAGTTCACCAGTTGTTGATTATCAAGCTGTAAATGAAATCATTTGTTCTCGAACCCCATCACAAATACGAAGATTCAAGGATGCTTATTTATCAACTTATCATTCTAATCTTGATGAAGATCTTGACAAACAACTAAGTGGAGATCAcaaaaag TTGTTGGTGGCTTATATAACTATACAACGTTATGAAGGCCCAGAATTGGATGAAGCATTAGTACAACAAGATGCTCAACAACTATACAAATCAGCAGACAAGAAAATAGGAACTGATGAGAAGACACTCATTAGAATCTTCAGTGAAAGGAGCAGCACTCATTTGGCGGCTGTTAGCTCTGCTTACAAAGCTTCTTTTGGAACACCACTTgaaaag GCACTAAAACAGCAAGCATCTGGCCTCTTTTTACGCGGCCTCTTGACCATACTACGATGTGCTATTAACCCTTCCATGTACTTTGCCAAG ATTTTACGGAAGGCAATAAAGGGAATGGGAACCGGTGACACAAGGCTAATAAGGGTAATTGTGACGAGAACAGAGATTGACATGCAATACATAAAAGAAGCATATCTCACTAAATATGGAAAACCGTTATCTGTTGCTGTTCGTTCAGATACCTCAGGGCATTATAGGGATTTTCTCCTACAACTTTTAGGTTCTGATTATTAG
- the LOC107621805 gene encoding probable xyloglucan endotransglucosylase/hydrolase protein 28, with protein sequence MGGCHVCFLFLCLSSAMVVVSGSSSMNNNLPIIAFEDGYTPLFGDNNLIIHNDGKLVHLTLDQRTGSGFVSHELYLHGYFSAKIKLPADYTAGVVVAFYMSNGDMFKKNHDEIDFEFLGNIRGRDWRMQTNFYGNGSTNTGREERYDLWFDPSQDFHQYSILWTDSKIIFYVDNVPIREVKRTESMGGDFPSKPMTLYATIWDASDWATDGGKYRVNYKYAPYVAEFSNFVMHGCGVDPIDENVAMCNNAQNSKANIIPKHKIKMENFRNNHMTYSYCYDRARYQVPPPECVISLQEAEALRKLDPATFGDGRRHRGGGKRRHHQSKGRKAEDASF encoded by the exons atggGAGGGTGTCATGTGTGTTTTCTCTTCTTGTGTTTGTCCTCAGCCATGGTTGTTGTTTCTGGTTCTTCTTCCATGAACAATAATTTGCCTATCATAGCCTTTGAGGATGGTTACACACCCTTGTTTGGAGATAATAATTTGATAATCCATAATGATGGCAAATTGGTTCATCTTACACTTGATCAGAGAACAG GTTCTGGATTTGTGTCCCATGAACTTTACCTTCATGGGTATTTTAGTGCTAAGATTAAGTTGCCTGCTGATTACACTGCTGGAGTTGTGGTGGCTTTTTAT atGTCAAATGGTGACATGTTCAAGAAGAACCATGACGAAATAGACTTTGAGTTTTTGGGAAATAttagaggcagagattggagaaTGCAGACCAATTTTTATGGTAATGGTAGTACCAACACTGGCAGAGAAGAAAGATATGATCTCTGGTTTGATCCTTCTCAAGATTTTCACCAGTACAGTATTCTGTGGACAGATTCTAAGATCAT ATTTTATGTAGATAATGTTCCAATAAGAGAAGTGAAGAGAACAGAATCTATGGGTGGAGATTTTCCTTCAAAGCCAATGACTTTGTATGCAACCATATGGGATGCATCTGATTGGGCAACTGATGGAGGAAAATACCGAGTAAATTACAAATATGCCCCTTATGTTGCTGAGTTCTCAAACTTTGTCATGCATGGTTGTGGGGTTGATCCAATTGATGAGAATGTTGCAATGTGCAACAATGCTCAAAATTCTAAGGCAAATATCATACCTAAGCACAAAATCAAGATGGAGAACTTTAGGAACAATCATATGACATACTCTTATTGTTATGATAGGGCTAGGTACCAAGTTCCTCCACCTGAGTGTGTCATTAGTCTCCAAGAGGCTGAAGCACTAAGAAAACTTGATCCTGCCACCTTCGGTGACGGTCGGCGCCACCGGGGTGGTGGAAAGCGGCGGCACCATCAAAGCAAAGGAAGGAAGGCAGAGGATGCTTCATTTTGA